The following coding sequences are from one Paracoccus alcaliphilus window:
- a CDS encoding site-specific DNA-methyltransferase, translated as MNAPLLPGRIEHWSLARLRPYARNAKIHDADQVAKIAASMAEFGWTVPCLVAADGELIAGHGRVLAAAQLGLAEVPVIVLGPLTEAQRRAYRIADNKLTELGGWDEALLLEELRGLMADDFDLGLIGIPEDELNALLHTADDDRAPIDDDTADSIPEAPAEPVTRPGDIWQIGHHRLICGDATDPSVVARLMVGAQASLLFTSPPYAQQRDYGAAKEKIGDWDALMQSVFAAAPVSADAQLLVNLGLVHRDGEWIPYWEGWIDWMRAQGWRRFGWYVWDQGPGLPGDWNGRLAPSHEFIFHFNRAPRKPNKTVPSKHAGEILGGGGLRGADGRVNAKTGAGNAIQSHRIPDSVLRIMRHKGGLGAAGSHPAVFPVALVEAVLEAFTDPGDLVFEPFCGSGTQLVAAERAGRHCFAVELDPAYCDVAVRRWELATGRKATMATN; from the coding sequence ATGAACGCGCCCCTCCTGCCCGGGCGGATCGAGCATTGGTCGCTCGCGCGCCTGCGGCCTTACGCCCGCAACGCCAAGATTCATGACGCCGACCAAGTGGCGAAGATTGCTGCCAGCATGGCCGAGTTCGGCTGGACCGTGCCCTGCCTTGTCGCCGCCGATGGCGAGTTGATCGCGGGTCATGGCCGTGTCCTGGCGGCCGCGCAGCTGGGGCTGGCCGAGGTGCCGGTCATCGTGCTCGGCCCTCTGACCGAGGCGCAGCGGCGGGCCTATCGCATCGCCGACAACAAGCTGACGGAACTGGGTGGGTGGGACGAGGCCCTGCTGCTCGAGGAACTGCGCGGGCTGATGGCCGACGACTTCGATCTCGGCCTGATCGGCATTCCCGAGGATGAGCTGAACGCGCTGCTGCACACTGCCGATGACGACCGCGCGCCGATCGACGATGACACGGCCGACAGCATCCCCGAGGCCCCGGCCGAGCCGGTCACCCGCCCCGGCGATATCTGGCAGATCGGGCATCATCGGCTGATCTGCGGCGATGCCACCGACCCTTCCGTGGTCGCGCGGCTGATGGTGGGTGCGCAGGCGTCGCTGCTGTTCACTTCCCCGCCCTATGCACAGCAGCGCGATTATGGCGCAGCCAAGGAAAAGATCGGCGATTGGGATGCGCTGATGCAGAGCGTCTTCGCCGCCGCGCCGGTCAGCGCCGATGCCCAGCTGCTGGTCAACCTCGGCCTTGTCCACCGCGATGGCGAATGGATCCCCTATTGGGAAGGCTGGATCGACTGGATGCGCGCGCAGGGCTGGCGGCGCTTTGGCTGGTATGTGTGGGACCAGGGGCCCGGCCTGCCCGGCGACTGGAACGGGCGGCTTGCCCCCTCACACGAGTTCATCTTCCACTTCAACCGCGCGCCCCGCAAACCCAACAAGACGGTCCCGTCCAAACACGCGGGCGAGATCCTCGGCGGCGGCGGGCTGCGCGGCGCCGACGGTCGGGTGAACGCCAAGACCGGCGCCGGCAACGCCATCCAAAGCCACCGTATCCCCGACTCGGTGCTCCGGATCATGCGCCACAAGGGCGGGCTGGGCGCGGCGGGATCGCATCCGGCCGTTTTCCCCGTGGCGCTGGTCGAGGCCGTGCTGGAAGCCTTCACCGATCCGGGCGATCTGGTGTTCGAGCCGTTTTGCGGCTCCGGCACCCAATTGGTGGCCGCCGAACGCGCCGGGCGGCACTGCTTTGCGGTGGAACTGGACCCCGCCTATTGCGACGTCGCAGTACGGCGGTGGGAGCTGGCGACGGGACGGAAGGCCACAATGGCCACGAATTGA
- a CDS encoding DUF3489 domain-containing protein: MTALTETQRLILTRAAARPGNLALPLPKGLAGAAAKMAVGRMMAHGWLEEVEADLRRGEPVWRETGDGHGTTLITTEAGLEVIGIEPNADSAVASARKVKPTPASETAGTAKPVAIRAGTKQAQIIAMLQRPEGASIAEIVEATGWQTHSARGMISGGLKKKLGLSITTEKVEGRGTVYRIC, from the coding sequence ATGACCGCCCTCACTGAGACTCAGCGGCTGATCCTGACCCGCGCCGCCGCCCGCCCCGGCAATCTGGCCCTGCCGCTGCCCAAGGGGCTGGCCGGGGCCGCCGCGAAGATGGCTGTCGGGCGGATGATGGCCCATGGGTGGCTCGAGGAGGTCGAAGCCGATCTGCGCCGCGGCGAACCGGTCTGGCGCGAGACCGGCGATGGCCATGGCACCACGCTGATCACCACCGAGGCCGGGCTGGAGGTCATCGGCATCGAGCCGAATGCTGACAGCGCCGTTGCCAGCGCGCGCAAGGTGAAACCGACGCCGGCGTCTGAGACGGCCGGCACCGCGAAACCCGTCGCCATCCGCGCTGGCACCAAGCAGGCGCAGATCATCGCCATGCTGCAGCGCCCCGAGGGTGCCAGCATTGCTGAGATCGTCGAAGCGACGGGTTGGCAGACGCATAGCGCGAGAGGGATGATCTCGGGCGGGCTGAAGAAGAAGCTGGGCCTGTCCATCACTACGGAAAAGGTCGAGGGTCGGGGGACAGTTTATCGGATCTGTTGA
- a CDS encoding S49 family peptidase, with the protein MHHMQIAQRVFNTPLMVDPAKALAFLAGLGPRITGSEISVAGLEIAAEDQVEATLPARASLFGEDLAQRQARNGSQPFAVVNGIAVIEIAGTLVHRGAWIGQSSGLTSYEGIAAQLSAALADLAIRGIALDIDSFGGEVAGAFDLADRIRTARSVKPVHAFVADHALSAGYALASQADRIILPRTGAVGSIGVVAMHSDMSGALDQKGIAVTLIHAGARKLDANPYQPLPESVRARIAGELEDLRQLFAETVAEGRGQRLDTQRALGTEAAVFRGEAAVFAGLADEVADPVTAFRAFAAASRGTSTPRGKAFLMTNIPEDHAAPTAAPAANPAPAASLAPEPAPKPAVSAPQAEAAPSPEAIRAEAAEVAQVCAQAARLGVSIDAADALTRGIKPEALRAKVLADLAARSDAAGIIATAPAAGAKESPIVAAARKSAATSR; encoded by the coding sequence ATGCACCACATGCAAATCGCCCAGCGCGTCTTCAACACGCCGCTGATGGTCGATCCCGCCAAGGCGCTGGCCTTCCTCGCCGGCCTCGGCCCCCGGATCACCGGCAGCGAGATCAGCGTGGCAGGGCTGGAGATTGCAGCCGAGGATCAGGTTGAAGCCACCCTGCCCGCCCGCGCCTCGCTCTTCGGAGAGGACCTCGCCCAGCGCCAGGCGCGGAACGGCAGCCAGCCCTTTGCCGTGGTGAACGGCATCGCCGTGATCGAGATCGCCGGCACGCTGGTCCATCGCGGCGCCTGGATCGGGCAATCCTCGGGCTTGACCTCCTATGAAGGCATCGCGGCGCAGCTTTCGGCGGCGCTGGCTGACCTCGCCATTCGCGGCATCGCGTTGGATATCGACAGCTTCGGCGGCGAGGTGGCGGGGGCCTTCGATTTGGCCGACCGCATCCGGACGGCCCGGAGCGTGAAGCCGGTCCATGCCTTCGTCGCCGATCACGCCCTCTCCGCCGGCTATGCCCTGGCCTCGCAGGCCGATCGCATCATCCTGCCCCGCACCGGCGCGGTGGGCAGCATCGGCGTTGTCGCCATGCACAGCGACATGAGCGGGGCGTTGGATCAAAAGGGCATCGCCGTGACGCTGATCCATGCCGGCGCCCGCAAACTCGATGCCAACCCGTACCAGCCGCTGCCCGAATCTGTGCGCGCCCGGATCGCGGGCGAGCTCGAGGATCTGCGCCAGCTCTTTGCCGAGACCGTGGCCGAAGGTCGGGGCCAGCGCCTCGACACCCAACGCGCGCTGGGCACCGAAGCGGCCGTGTTCCGGGGCGAGGCGGCGGTCTTTGCCGGTCTCGCAGACGAGGTCGCCGATCCGGTCACCGCCTTCCGTGCCTTCGCCGCCGCGTCCCGCGGCACATCCACCCCCAGAGGAAAGGCTTTCCTGATGACCAATATTCCCGAAGACCATGCCGCACCAACCGCCGCGCCGGCCGCAAATCCTGCGCCGGCCGCCAGCCTCGCGCCGGAACCGGCGCCGAAACCGGCGGTCTCAGCGCCCCAGGCGGAAGCGGCACCCTCGCCCGAAGCCATCCGCGCCGAGGCGGCGGAAGTGGCGCAGGTCTGCGCGCAGGCCGCCCGCCTCGGCGTCAGCATCGACGCCGCCGATGCGCTGACGCGCGGCATCAAGCCCGAGGCCCTGCGCGCGAAGGTCCTGGCCGATCTCGCTGCTCGCAGCGATGCCGCCGGCATCATCGCCACCGCCCCAGCGGCCGGGGCGAAGGAAAGCCCCATCGTGGCGGCGGCAAGGAAATCGGCCGCAACGTCGCGCTGA
- a CDS encoding site-specific DNA-methyltransferase, with protein MDLVFSPSQIETWPLDRLRPYARNAKMHGTDQVAKIAASMAKFGWTVPCMVADDGELIAGHGRVLAATMLGLTEVPVIRLGHLDEAERRAYRIADNKLTELGEWDEAMLRDEIAGLLAEDFDLTLLGISDDDLDALLRDPEALGGDDPVEGEDDVPEPPVTPVSVPGDLWQLGPHRLICGDSTAGDVVGRLLGDVKPLLMVTDPPYGVEYDPSWRNQAGAAKTRRTGKVLNDDRADWREAWALFPGDVAYVWHGALHAATVADSLVAAGFAIRSQIIWAKDRLVLSRGDYHWQHEPCWYAVRAKGKGHWAGDRKQTTLWQIANRDQDADTVHGTQKPVECMRRPILNNSSPSQAVYEPFMGSGTTLIAAETTGRVCFGVELNPTYVDVAVERWQAFTGEEAVLAEAGESFAALKAKRLAA; from the coding sequence ATGGACCTGGTGTTTTCACCAAGCCAGATCGAGACCTGGCCTCTCGACCGGCTGCGCCCCTATGCCCGCAATGCCAAGATGCACGGCACCGACCAGGTGGCCAAGATCGCCGCCAGCATGGCGAAATTCGGCTGGACCGTGCCCTGCATGGTGGCCGATGACGGCGAGCTGATCGCGGGCCATGGCAGGGTGCTGGCAGCCACCATGCTTGGGCTGACCGAGGTGCCGGTGATCCGGCTGGGCCATCTCGACGAGGCCGAGCGCCGGGCCTACCGGATCGCCGACAACAAGCTCACCGAACTGGGCGAGTGGGACGAGGCCATGCTGCGCGACGAGATCGCTGGGCTGTTGGCCGAGGATTTCGACCTGACGCTCTTGGGCATCAGCGACGATGACCTCGACGCGCTGCTGCGCGATCCCGAGGCGCTGGGCGGCGATGATCCGGTCGAGGGCGAGGACGATGTGCCCGAACCGCCGGTCACGCCGGTGTCGGTGCCGGGCGACCTGTGGCAGCTGGGCCCGCACCGGCTGATCTGCGGCGACAGCACCGCGGGTGATGTGGTCGGGCGGTTGCTCGGCGATGTGAAGCCGCTGCTCATGGTCACCGATCCGCCCTATGGCGTGGAATACGACCCAAGCTGGCGCAATCAGGCGGGCGCGGCGAAGACCCGGCGCACCGGCAAGGTGCTGAACGACGACCGCGCCGACTGGCGCGAGGCATGGGCACTGTTCCCCGGCGACGTGGCCTATGTCTGGCATGGCGCGCTGCATGCAGCGACCGTTGCCGACAGCCTGGTGGCGGCGGGTTTCGCCATCCGCTCACAGATCATCTGGGCCAAGGATCGCCTCGTCCTCAGCCGCGGCGATTACCACTGGCAGCACGAACCCTGCTGGTATGCGGTGCGCGCCAAGGGCAAGGGTCACTGGGCCGGCGACCGCAAGCAGACCACTCTGTGGCAGATCGCCAATCGCGATCAGGACGCGGACACCGTGCACGGCACCCAAAAGCCGGTCGAATGCATGCGCCGCCCGATTCTGAACAATTCCAGCCCCAGCCAGGCGGTCTATGAGCCCTTCATGGGATCCGGCACCACGCTGATCGCGGCCGAGACCACGGGGCGGGTCTGCTTCGGCGTCGAACTGAACCCGACCTATGTCGATGTCGCCGTTGAACGCTGGCAGGCCTTCACGGGCGAGGAGGCGGTGCTGGCGGAAGCCGGCGAGAGTTTCGCCGCCCTCAAAGCCAAGCGGCTGGCGGCATGA
- a CDS encoding phage head-tail joining protein: MDLERMQALLIALQEARFAGLRSVSYDGKTVTYGSDAELAAAIRDLEARIAVASGASARRRRWGTVAAKGL; this comes from the coding sequence ATGGACCTGGAACGTATGCAGGCCCTGCTCATCGCGCTGCAGGAAGCCCGCTTCGCCGGGCTGCGCAGCGTCAGCTATGACGGCAAGACCGTGACCTATGGCTCGGACGCGGAACTGGCGGCGGCGATCCGGGATCTGGAAGCCCGCATCGCGGTGGCCAGCGGCGCCTCTGCACGTCGCCGCCGCTGGGGCACGGTCGCGGCGAAGGGGTTGTAA
- a CDS encoding phage portal protein codes for MVFDAFRARLGTIIGGFDAAQSHRRLRSFRASRAHVNTLIAASGETITARARWLVRNNGYAANAVDAFANHVVGDGIKPSSRIADAAWKEALQKLWLDWTDEADAEGLTDFYGIQRRAAREVFLAGEVFLRIRTRRPEDGLTVPMQLQMLPSEMLPMDMNRSLPGSGSIRAGIEFDGIGRRVAYHFLRRHPGDLTDPGLAGETVRVPASEVIHILDPVEAGQLRGVSRFAAAVVKLFTLDLYDDAELERKKTAAMFAMFITSPAPETALDPAEDDLEVEPGQVVRLDPGEDVTTPSTPDSGSTYEPFQYRTLLQIGAALGVPYGYLTGDTAKGNFSNTRIALIDFRRRISAFQHSVMVYQLCRAVWTRWMDMAVLAGVLDLPGHGRDRRASLACDWLPTKWDWIDPAKDAAAEILQIEAGLKSRSQAIAERGFDAEQVDREIAAERQREAELGLDFRRPGSPAQAAGRGSGTGDTEDQQADAQDNDNQDDEGEDRKPPRPEEG; via the coding sequence ATGGTGTTCGACGCCTTCCGCGCCCGCCTCGGCACGATCATCGGCGGGTTCGATGCCGCGCAATCGCATCGCCGCCTGCGCAGCTTCCGTGCCAGCCGCGCGCATGTGAACACGCTGATCGCCGCCTCCGGCGAGACCATCACCGCCCGGGCGCGCTGGCTGGTCAGGAACAACGGCTATGCCGCCAACGCCGTCGATGCCTTCGCCAACCATGTCGTCGGCGACGGCATCAAGCCCTCGTCGAGGATCGCCGACGCTGCCTGGAAGGAGGCATTGCAAAAGCTCTGGCTCGACTGGACCGACGAGGCCGATGCAGAGGGGCTGACCGATTTCTACGGCATCCAGCGCCGGGCGGCGCGCGAGGTGTTTCTGGCCGGCGAGGTCTTCCTGCGCATCCGCACCCGTCGGCCCGAAGACGGGCTCACTGTGCCGATGCAGCTGCAGATGCTGCCCTCGGAAATGCTGCCGATGGACATGAATCGTAGCCTGCCCGGGTCGGGGTCGATCCGGGCAGGGATCGAGTTCGATGGCATCGGGCGGCGGGTGGCTTATCACTTCCTGCGCCGCCACCCGGGCGACCTGACCGATCCGGGGCTGGCGGGCGAAACCGTCCGGGTTCCGGCCTCGGAGGTGATCCACATCCTCGATCCGGTCGAGGCAGGCCAGCTGCGCGGCGTCTCGCGCTTTGCCGCCGCCGTGGTGAAGCTCTTCACCCTCGATCTCTACGACGATGCGGAACTGGAGCGGAAGAAGACCGCCGCCATGTTTGCGATGTTCATCACCTCGCCCGCCCCCGAAACCGCCCTCGACCCAGCCGAAGACGATCTCGAGGTCGAGCCGGGCCAGGTGGTGCGGCTCGACCCGGGCGAGGACGTGACCACGCCCTCGACGCCGGACTCGGGGTCAACCTATGAGCCCTTCCAGTACCGCACGCTGCTGCAGATCGGCGCGGCGCTGGGCGTGCCCTATGGCTATCTGACCGGCGACACCGCGAAGGGGAATTTCTCCAACACCCGCATCGCGCTGATCGACTTTCGCCGCCGCATCTCGGCCTTCCAGCACTCGGTGATGGTCTACCAGCTTTGCCGGGCGGTGTGGACGCGCTGGATGGACATGGCGGTGCTGGCGGGCGTCCTCGACCTGCCCGGTCATGGGCGGGATCGGCGCGCATCCCTCGCCTGCGACTGGCTGCCGACCAAATGGGACTGGATCGACCCGGCCAAGGATGCGGCGGCGGAAATCCTGCAGATCGAGGCGGGGCTGAAATCCCGCAGCCAGGCCATCGCCGAGCGTGGATTTGACGCCGAACAGGTCGACCGGGAAATCGCCGCAGAACGCCAGCGGGAGGCGGAGCTGGGACTCGACTTCCGGCGGCCGGGATCACCGGCGCAGGCGGCTGGTCGCGGCTCTGGGACGGGCGACACGGAAGACCAGCAGGCCGACGCGCAGGACAATGACAATCAGGACGATGAGGGCGAGGACCGGAAACCCCCGCGTCCGGAGGAGGGATGA
- a CDS encoding phage terminase large subunit family protein, translating to MSERNSTPSPISGFPSDSNDLTEGLDLGFDGAEDILRVWRSGMRPDPDLTVSEWADAHRWLSSRAAAEPGHYRTARTPYLRGIMDALSPSHPAQRISFMKAAQVGATEAGNNWIGFVIHHAPGPMLAVLPTVEMAKRTSRGRIDPLIADSPALREKVSPARSRDAGNSMLSKEFPGGILVLTGANSPTGLRSMPARYIFLDEVDAYPASADEEGDPVTLAEARTTTFAHRRKVFMVSTPTIRGLSRIEREFEASDQRRYFVPCPHCGHMQWLQFERLRWAKGQPDTAAYHCEGCETPIAEHHKTRMLERGEWRATAMSADPHAIGFHLSALYSPLGWKSWGQIAREWLAAQGSEEMLRAARNTLLGETWVESGDAPEWQRLADRREVYGGAQISAGGLFLTAGADVQKDRIEVDVWAWGRGLESWLVDHIVIPGGPDNPACWDKLTALLGQTWACANGAVMVIGKLAIDTGYEAPAVYAWARKAGFDQVAPVKGLEGFNRSAPVSGPTFVDATIGGKRLRRGARLWSVATATFKTETYRFLRIERPSDEDRAAGMLDAPGTIHLPGWADTEWLKQLVAEQLVTVRNKRGYAHQEWQKMRERNEALDCRVYARAAAWIMGADRWDEATWRRLEAQAGVATRLPAANPVDATPPDPARPKAGTLTTPRRKRRAYTPNFMRD from the coding sequence ATGTCAGAGCGCAACTCGACGCCCTCGCCGATCTCCGGGTTTCCCTCGGATAGCAACGATCTGACCGAAGGCCTCGACCTCGGCTTCGACGGCGCCGAGGACATCCTGCGGGTCTGGCGCAGCGGCATGCGGCCCGATCCGGACCTCACCGTGTCGGAATGGGCGGATGCGCATCGCTGGCTCAGCTCGCGCGCCGCAGCCGAACCGGGGCACTATCGCACCGCGCGCACACCCTATCTGCGCGGCATCATGGATGCGCTGTCGCCCAGCCACCCGGCGCAGCGGATCAGCTTCATGAAGGCGGCACAGGTCGGCGCGACCGAGGCCGGCAACAACTGGATCGGCTTTGTGATCCATCATGCGCCGGGGCCGATGTTGGCGGTGCTGCCAACCGTCGAAATGGCGAAACGCACCTCGCGCGGCCGGATCGACCCGCTGATCGCCGACAGTCCGGCCTTGCGCGAAAAGGTCAGCCCGGCCCGGTCGCGCGACGCCGGCAATTCGATGCTCTCGAAGGAGTTCCCCGGCGGCATTCTGGTGCTGACCGGGGCGAACTCGCCGACTGGGCTGCGCTCGATGCCGGCGCGTTACATCTTCCTCGACGAGGTAGATGCCTATCCGGCCTCGGCCGACGAAGAAGGCGATCCGGTCACGCTGGCCGAGGCGCGCACCACCACCTTCGCGCATCGGCGCAAGGTGTTCATGGTCTCGACGCCGACGATCCGGGGCCTGTCGCGCATCGAGCGCGAGTTCGAGGCCAGCGACCAGCGGCGCTATTTCGTGCCCTGCCCGCATTGCGGTCATATGCAATGGTTGCAGTTCGAGCGGCTGCGCTGGGCGAAAGGCCAACCCGACACCGCCGCCTATCATTGCGAGGGCTGCGAGACACCCATCGCCGAGCATCACAAGACCCGGATGCTGGAGCGCGGCGAATGGCGGGCGACCGCCATGTCCGCCGATCCGCATGCCATCGGTTTCCACCTCTCGGCGCTCTATTCGCCCTTGGGCTGGAAGAGCTGGGGCCAGATCGCGCGGGAGTGGCTGGCGGCACAGGGATCGGAAGAGATGCTGCGCGCGGCGCGCAACACGCTTCTGGGCGAGACATGGGTCGAGTCGGGCGATGCGCCGGAATGGCAGCGGCTGGCGGATCGCCGGGAAGTCTATGGCGGCGCGCAGATCTCGGCGGGCGGCTTGTTCCTGACCGCCGGCGCCGACGTGCAGAAAGACCGGATCGAGGTCGATGTCTGGGCCTGGGGCCGGGGTCTGGAAAGCTGGCTGGTCGATCACATCGTCATTCCGGGCGGGCCCGACAATCCGGCCTGCTGGGACAAGCTGACGGCGTTGCTCGGCCAGACATGGGCCTGCGCCAATGGCGCGGTGATGGTGATCGGCAAGCTGGCCATCGACACCGGCTATGAAGCCCCGGCGGTCTATGCCTGGGCGCGCAAGGCAGGGTTCGACCAGGTCGCACCGGTCAAGGGTCTGGAAGGCTTCAACCGCTCGGCCCCGGTGTCGGGCCCGACCTTCGTCGATGCCACTATCGGCGGCAAGCGATTGCGGCGCGGCGCACGGCTGTGGTCGGTGGCCACGGCGACGTTCAAGACCGAGACTTATCGCTTCCTGCGCATCGAACGGCCGAGCGACGAAGACCGCGCGGCTGGCATGCTGGACGCACCCGGCACGATCCACCTGCCCGGCTGGGCCGATACCGAATGGCTGAAGCAGCTGGTGGCCGAACAGCTGGTGACCGTGCGCAACAAGCGCGGCTATGCCCATCAGGAATGGCAGAAAATGCGCGAGAGGAACGAGGCTCTGGACTGCCGGGTCTATGCCCGCGCCGCCGCCTGGATCATGGGCGCGGATCGCTGGGACGAGGCCACCTGGCGGCGGCTTGAGGCGCAGGCCGGGGTGGCGACCCGCCTGCCTGCGGCCAACCCGGTTGATGCCACACCACCCGATCCGGCCCGGCCCAAGGCCGGAACCCTGACCACGCCGCGCCGGAAGCGGCGGGCCTATACCCCGAACTTCATGAGGGACTGA
- a CDS encoding head decoration protein, whose protein sequence is MAVLTQPPGMGDVLKYELNPNYTREVVTLLAGASYPVGAVLGKITASGKYTLSAATGADGAETAVAVLLYASDATLVDATGLVLARGPAIVSRAGLVFDASIDDGTKTAAKITELASAGIIARDSA, encoded by the coding sequence ATGGCCGTCCTGACGCAACCGCCCGGTATGGGCGATGTCCTCAAATACGAGCTCAACCCGAACTACACCCGCGAGGTGGTGACCCTGCTTGCCGGCGCCAGCTACCCGGTCGGCGCGGTGCTGGGGAAGATCACCGCCAGCGGCAAATACACCCTCTCGGCCGCCACCGGCGCGGACGGGGCCGAGACCGCCGTCGCGGTGCTGCTTTACGCCTCCGACGCCACGCTGGTCGACGCCACCGGCCTCGTCCTTGCCCGTGGTCCCGCCATCGTCTCCCGCGCTGGCCTCGTCTTCGACGCCAGCATCGATGACGGCACCAAGACCGCCGCAAAGATCACCGAACTGGCCAGCGCCGGCATCATTGCCCGTGACAGCGCCTGA
- a CDS encoding IS3 family transposase (programmed frameshift), protein MKRTRFTDEQIIGILAEHEAGAKCADLCRKHGMSEGTFYNWKAKFGGMTVSEAKRLKGLEDENAKLKKLLAEQMLDLAAMKDLVGKKVVGPAVKREAVAYLRAEHGLSERRACHIVGADRTMIRYRSRRAPDTALRGRLRDLANERRRFGYRRLFVLLRREGEPSGINRIYRLYREEGLTVRKRKARRKAVGTRAPILVEARPNARWSLDFVHDQFDCGRRFRVLNIVDDVTRECLAAIPDTSISGRRVARELAALIERRGKPGMIVSDNGTELTSNAILTFAADRDIEWHYIAPGKPMQNGFVESFNGRMRDELLNETMFRNLAHARIVIAAWAADYNTERPHSALDYQAPADYARTLTAAIARPAARDESSARRAIAQPAPTGVNKNRAQVAVG, encoded by the exons ATGAAGCGAACGAGATTCACGGACGAACAGATCATCGGCATCCTGGCAGAGCATGAGGCAGGCGCGAAGTGCGCTGACCTGTGCCGGAAGCACGGCATGTCGGAAGGCACCTTCTACAACTGGAAGGCCAAGTTCGGCGGCATGACGGTGTCGGAGGCGAAGCGGCTGAAGGGGCTCGAGGATGAGAACGCCAAGCTGAAGAAGCTGCTGGCCGAGCAGATGCTGGATCTGGCGGCGATGAAGGACCTGGTTG GCAAAAAAGTGGTAGGGCCCGCCGTGAAGCGTGAAGCCGTTGCGTATCTTCGGGCCGAGCATGGCCTCTCGGAACGGCGGGCCTGTCACATCGTCGGCGCGGATCGAACGATGATCCGCTATCGATCCCGACGCGCGCCGGATACGGCGTTACGCGGTCGGTTGCGGGACTTGGCCAACGAGCGCCGGCGGTTCGGTTACCGGCGCTTGTTCGTATTGCTGCGCCGCGAGGGCGAGCCCTCGGGGATCAATCGGATCTATCGGCTCTACCGCGAAGAAGGGCTGACGGTGCGCAAGCGGAAGGCGCGGCGCAAGGCGGTCGGAACACGGGCCCCTATCCTGGTCGAGGCGCGGCCCAATGCACGCTGGTCGCTGGATTTCGTCCATGACCAGTTCGATTGCGGGCGAAGATTCCGGGTGCTGAACATCGTCGATGACGTGACCCGGGAATGTTTGGCGGCGATCCCGGACACCTCAATCTCGGGGCGGCGCGTGGCGCGAGAACTGGCCGCCCTGATCGAACGCCGCGGAAAGCCCGGGATGATCGTCTCTGACAACGGCACCGAACTGACCAGTAACGCGATCTTAACCTTTGCCGCCGATCGCGACATTGAGTGGCATTACATCGCCCCGGGCAAGCCGATGCAGAACGGATTTGTGGAAAGTTTCAACGGGCGGATGCGGGACGAGCTGCTCAACGAGACCATGTTCCGCAACCTGGCCCATGCCCGTATCGTGATCGCCGCCTGGGCTGCCGACTACAACACCGAACGCCCGCACTCGGCCTTGGACTACCAGGCCCCGGCTGACTACGCGCGGACCCTGACCGCCGCAATCGCCCGACCCGCTGCGCGAGATGAAAGCTCCGCGCGCCGGGCGATTGCTCAACCCGCGCCAACAGGCGTAAACAAAAACCGGGCTCAGGTCGCCGTTGGATGA